The Oceanispirochaeta sp. M1 genome has a window encoding:
- a CDS encoding methyl-accepting chemotaxis protein produces the protein MARKIKVRTQLTVGFIVLIIIADIVGLVGINGINKINYQNEINALTNRCLVDTQDALAGSLRYILYKDESYMAQSLEEAQNVINQAGQAQNMMLSDKNKINIQDLIKDMLEYESLNNDFLRIQNEIDSIASIRVVAAESILSEVKNLISSSKDNLNHRRSANMIPIDPVNNIFMLQEIRNATNRFSTEAYKYRISTVAEDKIEIAKSWDAESLSVLKSLEKARTIFTDPDAVRVLEESLDNINIYRTNVTEYRALEIEQHDIQIKLRETSLAVMASGLKVRDGVSEAILAVTKANKLLAILLSVIAAVIGIFIAVFLTRSITRQLGGEPYEIAEVTDRISKGDLRIDFPDRKLIGVYASMKEMSVQLSSIVDSIISAADQVAIGSQQISSSAQEISSGTSEQASNMEEVSASIEELSSNIQQNTDNSQQSNLMAKKVSDDSQEGNDAVKDTVEAMKTIAEKIIVIEEIARSTNMLALNAAIEAARAGEAGKGFAVVATEVRKLAESSGAAAKDITDITQNSVQRAVAAQQKIEQIVPAMKKTAELIEEITISSQEQNHGAEQISSAIVQLDTVVQQNATSSEELASMSEELYSQASSMKQIISFFRVESKEMTKESPHLAIEKRAPVEKHIRKEIPISLSENLNTQDRGTDAFEEF, from the coding sequence ATGGCCCGGAAAATAAAGGTTAGAACCCAATTGACGGTAGGTTTTATAGTACTGATCATAATTGCTGATATAGTCGGCTTGGTCGGTATTAATGGTATAAATAAGATAAACTATCAGAATGAGATCAATGCCCTGACAAATAGATGTCTGGTGGATACACAGGATGCTCTTGCAGGATCACTACGTTATATCCTCTATAAAGATGAGAGCTATATGGCTCAGTCACTGGAAGAAGCTCAGAATGTGATCAATCAGGCAGGGCAGGCACAAAATATGATGCTCAGTGATAAAAATAAGATAAATATTCAAGATCTGATTAAAGATATGCTTGAGTATGAATCTCTCAATAATGATTTTCTACGAATACAAAACGAAATAGACAGTATCGCCTCTATTCGAGTGGTAGCCGCCGAATCGATCCTGTCTGAGGTAAAAAATCTAATATCCTCCTCCAAGGACAATCTGAATCACAGGCGATCGGCAAATATGATCCCCATAGACCCTGTGAACAATATATTTATGCTCCAGGAAATCAGAAATGCCACAAACAGGTTCAGTACCGAAGCATATAAATATCGGATATCGACTGTGGCGGAAGATAAGATTGAGATTGCAAAATCCTGGGATGCCGAGAGTCTAAGTGTACTTAAATCACTAGAAAAAGCTCGGACTATATTTACTGATCCCGATGCTGTCAGAGTATTGGAAGAGAGTCTTGATAATATCAATATCTACAGGACGAATGTTACTGAATACAGGGCGCTGGAGATAGAACAGCATGACATTCAAATAAAGTTAAGAGAGACATCTCTTGCTGTTATGGCCAGCGGTCTGAAGGTCAGAGATGGTGTTTCCGAGGCAATTCTGGCAGTGACAAAAGCAAACAAATTACTGGCGATTCTTCTGTCTGTCATCGCAGCTGTTATTGGTATCTTCATTGCCGTTTTTCTGACAAGATCAATAACCCGGCAGCTTGGCGGTGAGCCCTATGAAATTGCCGAAGTGACAGACAGGATATCCAAGGGTGACCTTCGAATAGACTTTCCCGACAGGAAACTCATCGGGGTATATGCGTCAATGAAGGAGATGTCAGTTCAGCTTTCAAGTATCGTTGACAGCATAATATCGGCAGCAGATCAAGTTGCAATCGGCAGTCAGCAGATCTCATCATCCGCCCAGGAAATTTCTTCGGGAACCAGTGAACAGGCTTCCAATATGGAAGAAGTCTCGGCTTCTATTGAGGAGCTGAGCTCAAACATACAGCAGAACACAGATAATTCTCAACAATCTAATTTAATGGCAAAAAAAGTATCTGATGATTCACAGGAAGGTAATGACGCCGTTAAAGATACAGTTGAGGCAATGAAAACTATTGCCGAAAAAATAATTGTTATTGAAGAGATTGCCCGAAGCACCAATATGCTTGCTCTTAATGCTGCGATTGAAGCCGCGAGAGCGGGTGAGGCAGGAAAGGGGTTTGCGGTTGTGGCTACAGAAGTCCGTAAATTGGCTGAGTCAAGTGGTGCTGCCGCCAAGGATATTACTGATATAACACAAAATAGTGTTCAAAGAGCCGTTGCAGCGCAGCAAAAAATAGAACAGATCGTACCTGCCATGAAAAAAACAGCCGAACTTATTGAAGAAATAACAATATCCAGTCAAGAACAGAATCATGGTGCAGAGCAGATCAGTTCAGCCATTGTTCAGCTTGATACTGTTGTTCAGCAGAATGCCACATCTTCAGAAGAGCTGGCATCAATGTCGGAAGAGCTGTATTCACAGGCATCATCAATGAAACAGATCATTTCTTTCTTTCGTGTAGAATCTAAGGAAATGACAAAGGAATCTCCTCACCTCGCCATCGAAAAAAGAGCGCCGGTTGAGAAACATATCAGAAAGGAAATCCCAATATCCCTAAGTGAAAATTTAAATACACAGGATCGGGGAACAGATGCGTTTGAAGAATTTTAG
- a CDS encoding AraC family transcriptional regulator, giving the protein MKYIRKEDGFRDQELYVIPPDVTGSNSLSVLIRNLIVTDAGFFPRAAGHQKNRSRGIEEGILLYCLEGQGFIHIDQDSTLLIGQKQACYIKPGVPHIYGSSDTQPWSLYWMHIKGDLLDSYTSILDGHKGLIPLSSRTVEQLSQLFQYLLESMSDGYSRETMLQSGQLACSILTTLLYGNRDFHRDISSLNLRRIDKIIQKMRKSLEERQTLSLDDMASFLGLSVPHFSDVFKKAKGYSPIEYYSRMRVQKSCRLLEISDMDIQEVAYQSAYKDRYYFSRVFKKIMGLSPTQYREKVNQSIYRNNESAAVEEK; this is encoded by the coding sequence TTGAAATATATCAGGAAAGAAGACGGATTCAGAGATCAGGAATTATATGTGATTCCTCCGGATGTGACAGGCAGTAATTCCCTGTCCGTTTTGATTCGGAACCTGATAGTGACAGATGCAGGTTTTTTCCCCCGGGCTGCGGGGCATCAGAAAAACAGAAGCCGGGGTATAGAAGAAGGGATTCTTCTATACTGTCTGGAGGGGCAGGGTTTTATCCATATTGATCAGGATTCAACCCTTCTCATTGGACAAAAACAGGCTTGTTATATAAAACCTGGAGTTCCTCATATCTATGGTTCCTCTGACACACAGCCCTGGAGTCTGTACTGGATGCATATAAAAGGGGATCTTCTGGACTCCTATACCTCAATTCTTGATGGGCATAAGGGATTAATTCCCCTTAGCAGCAGAACAGTGGAACAGCTCAGTCAATTGTTCCAATACCTTCTTGAATCTATGAGTGATGGTTACTCACGGGAAACCATGCTGCAAAGCGGACAGCTTGCATGTAGTATTCTTACAACTCTTCTGTATGGCAACCGTGATTTTCACAGGGATATCAGTTCATTAAATCTGAGGCGAATCGATAAGATAATACAGAAAATGAGAAAATCTCTGGAAGAAAGACAAACTCTTTCTCTTGATGATATGGCTTCATTTCTGGGACTCTCTGTTCCTCATTTTTCAGATGTATTTAAAAAGGCGAAGGGATATTCTCCTATTGAATATTACAGCAGGATGAGGGTGCAGAAATCATGTCGTCTTCTGGAAATCTCAGATATGGATATACAGGAAGTGGCGTATCAAAGTGCCTATAAAGATCGATATTACTTTTCAAGGGTTTTTAAGAAAATAATGGGACTCTCTCCCACACAGTACAGAGAGAAGGTTAATCAATCTATTTACAGAAATAATGAATCAGCAGCAGTAGAGGAGAAATAA
- a CDS encoding chemotaxis protein CheW, with the protein MDENLEILKQYLTFTVDKENYALAVVHVREVLEFQQVTRVPRMPGFMRGIINLRGKVVPVIDLKTKFDLGETDTSRNASVIVTELMLGNDQIIIGLLTDAVSEVLEIEDNEIEPPPCIGTAIETSFIKGIGKKDGHFFTILSIEKVLTGNELSELKSDESFSDVSQ; encoded by the coding sequence ATGGATGAAAATCTGGAGATACTGAAACAATATTTGACTTTTACAGTGGATAAAGAGAATTATGCCCTTGCTGTAGTTCATGTAAGAGAGGTTCTTGAATTCCAGCAGGTCACAAGAGTCCCCCGCATGCCGGGGTTTATGCGGGGAATAATCAACCTGAGGGGGAAAGTTGTTCCTGTCATTGATCTTAAAACAAAATTTGATCTTGGTGAGACAGATACAAGCAGAAATGCCAGTGTAATAGTAACAGAGCTGATGCTGGGAAATGATCAGATCATCATAGGCCTCCTCACAGATGCAGTCAGCGAAGTATTGGAAATCGAAGATAATGAAATAGAACCGCCTCCCTGTATCGGTACAGCAATTGAGACTTCATTTATCAAGGGGATCGGAAAAAAAGATGGACACTTTTTCACTATTCTGAGTATTGAAAAAGTCTTAACTGGAAATGAACTATCTGAGTTGAAGAGTGATGAATCTTTTTCAGATGTCTCACAATAA
- a CDS encoding diguanylate cyclase, translating into MIMMDLNSRRKRRKLFYTASIFILIIQTLCFSVIYILGIKDEYNQRIKQVSAGILEQKRSRAEFVVKAKIAEIIHLEALLKTHFDITAQALIDRMSYLIKADKLNEVLAEGPLWLPFGKLDYQIIDLESRLILASSLSNDDKSIIRSVTIAKKAIVSDRYEIKVFLLSENFYNYFLKEVRSFIYDTALPEDNNLWLDQILNYEGGQSCSLRLVHPEIPDIEGSTISILTNGHEGNLQSLVELENLKHHGEAFTDYNIKDPVSEEIIRKLSYAKVYEKYNWVISTGINLDELDNYVKSEKNQLKDLYRIKIFHFLFILFISLLLVIVLLYFFEKKVSERIKGDNLQLREEKKKLSKAYDQMKELAFVDSLTGLSNRRAMFQRLEEESSRYKRDKQDFCIIMADIDKFKNINDAYGHDAGDYILQELAKVLKENIRLEDRAARWGGEEFLIFINSANCAEGVLVSEKLRKAVEEKRFIYDGIVIKVTMTFGVSSSRDAKGFVDQINIADQHLYIGKRSTRNCVVS; encoded by the coding sequence ATGATAATGATGGACCTCAATAGTAGAAGAAAAAGACGAAAGCTCTTTTATACGGCCAGTATCTTTATTCTTATTATTCAGACACTGTGCTTTTCGGTGATATATATATTAGGAATTAAAGATGAATACAATCAGAGGATTAAACAGGTCAGTGCTGGTATTCTGGAGCAAAAAAGAAGCAGGGCCGAATTTGTTGTTAAAGCTAAAATTGCAGAAATCATACATTTAGAGGCATTATTAAAAACACATTTTGATATCACGGCACAGGCATTAATCGATAGAATGTCTTATCTCATTAAGGCTGATAAGCTTAATGAAGTCCTGGCCGAAGGCCCGCTGTGGCTCCCTTTTGGGAAATTAGATTATCAAATAATAGATCTGGAATCCCGATTGATCCTTGCAAGCTCCCTTTCCAACGATGATAAGAGTATCATTCGGAGTGTCACCATTGCTAAAAAGGCAATTGTTTCAGACAGATATGAAATAAAGGTTTTTCTATTATCTGAAAATTTCTATAATTACTTTTTAAAAGAAGTTCGTTCATTCATTTATGATACGGCTTTACCAGAGGATAATAATCTTTGGCTTGATCAAATTCTCAACTATGAGGGTGGTCAAAGTTGTTCACTTCGACTGGTACACCCAGAGATACCTGATATCGAAGGCTCTACTATATCAATATTGACAAACGGTCATGAAGGAAACTTGCAGAGTCTGGTTGAACTGGAAAATTTAAAACATCATGGTGAAGCCTTTACCGACTATAATATAAAAGATCCAGTATCAGAAGAAATTATCAGGAAGCTCAGTTATGCAAAAGTCTATGAGAAATACAACTGGGTGATCTCTACCGGAATCAATCTTGATGAACTGGATAATTATGTAAAAAGTGAAAAGAATCAATTAAAAGACTTATATAGAATAAAGATTTTTCATTTTTTATTCATCTTATTTATTTCACTCCTCCTGGTTATTGTTCTACTTTATTTTTTTGAGAAGAAAGTATCAGAACGCATTAAGGGAGACAACCTTCAGCTGCGGGAAGAAAAAAAGAAGCTATCGAAAGCCTATGATCAGATGAAAGAGCTGGCATTTGTGGATAGCCTGACTGGTCTTTCCAACCGGAGAGCAATGTTTCAGAGATTAGAGGAAGAAAGCTCTCGATACAAAAGAGATAAACAGGATTTTTGCATCATAATGGCAGATATAGATAAATTTAAAAACATCAATGATGCTTATGGTCATGATGCCGGAGATTACATCTTGCAGGAACTGGCAAAAGTATTGAAAGAAAATATCAGATTGGAAGACCGGGCTGCCCGCTGGGGTGGGGAGGAGTTTCTAATTTTTATCAATTCCGCTAATTGTGCTGAGGGTGTCCTGGTTTCTGAAAAATTACGGAAGGCTGTTGAAGAAAAGAGATTCATCTATGACGGCATAGTGATTAAGGTAACAATGACCTTCGGTGTCTCATCTTCGAGAGATGCAAAAGGCTTTGTAGACCAAATCAATATAGCAGATCAACACTTATACATAGGAAAGCGCTCAACCAGAAATTGTGTTGTTTCATAA
- a CDS encoding uroporphyrinogen decarboxylase family protein, whose amino-acid sequence MNNLNRLSLSLQGQETDRIMTYDLLDNTEVLKVYGGYKEDKSYSSEELMEINVKAFKGIGLDITRGTHDPVEHWMRHKVDNWIRFMGVDPSHWSVEQGGDTAWISERPFDDLAGLEKNMPSIPKFEDIREWYDPFIKRATNLFNSYDRVLIGGVEGPLCDAYTYVDLELFSLVLYDAPELINHIMDCTTAYSRAIAKVYSENDTVPLQFMGEDIAGSTGPIFSPVMIEELCLERWRSIAEPVRSRDGSFLFHTDGRYGPLLDLILGKAKFNADGLNPIERCGCNDIFEIHQAWPDKYLFGNVCCEETLPFGNAFDVEDETLELIEKIGVDRKIFIGSSSEVHEMIPLLNIETMYNTVHEYGSYPIDVDRIRGRRNKISGKREFRKDHAL is encoded by the coding sequence ATGAATAATCTCAACAGACTCAGCCTGTCCCTCCAGGGGCAGGAAACCGACAGAATCATGACCTATGACCTATTAGACAATACAGAAGTTCTAAAAGTCTATGGAGGCTATAAGGAAGATAAAAGCTACAGCTCTGAAGAACTTATGGAAATCAATGTTAAAGCTTTTAAGGGAATAGGACTGGATATTACCAGGGGAACCCATGATCCTGTTGAACACTGGATGCGCCACAAGGTTGATAACTGGATTCGCTTTATGGGAGTAGATCCCTCCCACTGGAGCGTGGAACAGGGAGGCGATACGGCCTGGATTTCTGAACGCCCCTTCGACGATCTTGCCGGGCTTGAAAAAAACATGCCCTCTATCCCCAAGTTTGAAGATATCCGGGAATGGTATGATCCTTTCATCAAGAGGGCCACAAATCTGTTCAATTCCTATGACAGAGTTTTGATTGGCGGAGTAGAAGGCCCGTTGTGTGATGCCTATACCTATGTGGATCTGGAGCTGTTCTCACTGGTCCTCTATGACGCCCCTGAACTGATAAATCATATTATGGACTGTACTACAGCCTATTCCAGAGCCATAGCCAAAGTCTACAGCGAGAATGATACGGTACCACTTCAATTTATGGGGGAAGATATTGCAGGCTCCACAGGGCCAATCTTCTCACCTGTTATGATTGAAGAGCTCTGTCTGGAACGCTGGCGTTCCATTGCCGAACCGGTGAGAAGCCGGGATGGTTCTTTTCTGTTTCATACAGACGGACGCTATGGTCCTCTCCTTGATCTCATCCTGGGAAAAGCAAAATTTAACGCAGATGGTCTGAATCCCATCGAGCGTTGTGGATGCAATGATATATTTGAAATACATCAGGCCTGGCCCGATAAGTATCTTTTCGGAAATGTCTGCTGCGAGGAGACCCTTCCCTTCGGGAATGCCTTTGATGTGGAAGATGAAACTCTGGAACTGATCGAAAAGATTGGAGTCGACAGGAAAATATTTATCGGCTCCTCCAGTGAGGTCCATGAGATGATTCCACTGCTGAATATTGAAACCATGTACAACACGGTTCATGAATATGGAAGCTACCCGATCGATGTGGATCGTATCAGAGGGAGAAGAAATAAAATATCAGGAAAAAGAGAATTCAGAAAAGACCATGCTCTCTAA
- the araG gene encoding L-arabinose ABC transporter ATP-binding protein AraG has product MTAYLEFKSVSKQFPGVKALDDVSFSVQSGEVHGLIGENGAGKSTLLKILSGAYFPSEGSVYINSQAMDFQGTKDALDAGVAIIYQELNLVPEMTVAENLLLGHFPRKKSGFIDFKKMKEIAGKELSYILEEINPDQKIKNLSIGQRQMIEIAKALLHNADIIAFDEPTSSLSDKETIRLFEIIRNLQKAGKAIIYVSHRMEEIFKICSTVTVFRDGKKIETFTDMSKVNHDILVSRMVGRDIKDVYSYRSREQGETILEVNDIMGPGISKPASFSLKKGEILGFFGLVGAGRSELMRLLYGAEKHSSGTFYLENEQVKVNSPKAAIERGMFFCPEDRKDDGIIPIRSVNENINISVRRHSMKAGFFLDKKKERETTDSFINKLQIKTPNREKDVGSLSGGNQQKVILARWLAEDVKILIMDEPTRGIDVGTKNEIYQLMYQLTEEGKSIICVSSDLPEVMGVSDRLIVMRDGELVTSFERDEFSEEKILSKALPDKAEE; this is encoded by the coding sequence ATGACAGCATATTTAGAATTCAAATCTGTTTCAAAACAGTTTCCCGGAGTCAAGGCTCTGGACGATGTTTCATTCTCTGTTCAGTCTGGTGAAGTTCACGGGCTGATTGGTGAAAATGGAGCTGGAAAATCTACTCTCCTTAAAATCCTGAGCGGTGCCTACTTTCCCAGTGAAGGATCAGTCTATATAAACAGCCAGGCCATGGATTTTCAGGGAACAAAAGATGCCCTTGATGCGGGAGTTGCCATTATATATCAGGAACTGAATCTGGTCCCTGAAATGACTGTTGCCGAAAATCTTCTTCTGGGACATTTCCCACGGAAGAAAAGCGGATTCATCGACTTTAAAAAAATGAAAGAAATCGCCGGTAAAGAGCTCAGCTATATACTGGAAGAAATAAACCCTGATCAAAAAATCAAAAACCTGTCCATCGGACAGAGACAGATGATAGAAATTGCCAAGGCTCTTCTGCACAATGCGGATATTATCGCCTTTGATGAACCTACAAGTTCCTTATCTGATAAAGAGACAATCAGACTGTTTGAAATTATCAGAAATCTTCAAAAAGCAGGAAAAGCAATCATCTATGTGTCTCACAGAATGGAAGAGATTTTTAAGATCTGTTCCACTGTAACCGTATTCAGAGATGGTAAGAAAATTGAAACATTCACAGATATGAGCAAAGTGAATCATGATATTCTGGTAAGCCGCATGGTCGGCCGGGATATCAAAGATGTATACAGCTATAGAAGTAGAGAACAGGGCGAAACTATACTTGAAGTGAATGACATTATGGGTCCCGGAATATCAAAACCGGCCAGTTTCTCACTCAAAAAAGGTGAGATCCTTGGATTTTTCGGTCTTGTGGGAGCCGGTCGTTCAGAACTTATGAGACTGCTCTATGGTGCTGAAAAACATAGCAGCGGGACCTTTTATCTGGAGAATGAGCAGGTAAAAGTTAATTCGCCCAAGGCTGCCATAGAGAGAGGAATGTTCTTCTGTCCTGAAGACCGAAAGGATGATGGTATCATCCCTATCAGATCGGTTAATGAAAATATAAACATTTCTGTACGCCGTCACAGCATGAAGGCAGGGTTCTTTCTTGATAAGAAAAAAGAGAGAGAAACAACTGATTCATTTATCAATAAACTACAGATAAAGACTCCAAACAGAGAGAAAGATGTGGGCAGCCTCTCAGGTGGAAATCAGCAGAAGGTTATTCTGGCACGCTGGCTGGCGGAAGATGTAAAAATCCTGATTATGGATGAACCCACAAGAGGGATTGATGTTGGAACAAAAAACGAGATTTATCAACTGATGTACCAGCTTACTGAAGAGGGGAAATCCATAATATGTGTTTCCAGTGATCTGCCTGAAGTTATGGGAGTATCCGACAGACTCATAGTTATGAGGGACGGAGAACTTGTGACATCATTTGAAAGAGATGAATTCTCAGAAGAGAAGATTCTCAGCAAGGCTCTGCCGGATAAGGCAGAGGAATAA
- the araH gene encoding L-arabinose ABC transporter permease AraH, with protein MENTKAMKPEQHALKMIRNLWENSGMLVIFILLFIALSIFVPYFFTWRNMIGLGLSVSMVGMVACTMLFCLASGDFDLSVENIVAFSGVTAAVVINATGSIFAGVLAGVLGGGLIGLLNGTIIAKAGINALITTLAMAQIVRGMAFIVSGGSAVGISDMRFFALGNGQFLGLPNPIWITIICFVVFGVLLNNTSYGKNTLAMGGNMEATRLAGVAVNKIKIMIFTIQGMMAGFAGVVLASRMTSGQPNTSIGFSLDVISACVLGGVSLSGGVAPIQGAIVGVLIMGTVQNSMNLMSIPTFYQYVVRGLILLIAVLIDRFKQSNSKN; from the coding sequence ATGGAAAATACAAAAGCCATGAAGCCGGAACAACACGCTCTTAAAATGATCCGGAATCTGTGGGAAAACTCAGGAATGCTGGTCATCTTCATTCTTCTATTTATTGCACTGTCAATATTTGTACCCTATTTCTTCACATGGAGAAATATGATCGGTCTGGGCCTTTCAGTCTCTATGGTTGGAATGGTTGCCTGTACAATGCTTTTCTGTCTGGCATCCGGAGACTTTGACCTCTCTGTTGAAAATATTGTTGCCTTCTCAGGTGTTACAGCCGCTGTTGTAATCAATGCTACAGGCAGTATTTTTGCCGGTGTTCTGGCAGGAGTTCTCGGGGGCGGCCTTATCGGACTGCTCAATGGAACAATCATTGCCAAAGCCGGCATAAATGCATTGATAACGACCCTGGCAATGGCTCAAATTGTGCGTGGTATGGCCTTTATCGTCTCGGGAGGAAGTGCAGTAGGTATCTCTGATATGCGCTTTTTTGCTCTGGGGAACGGCCAATTCCTGGGACTGCCCAATCCGATCTGGATAACAATCATCTGTTTTGTCGTATTCGGTGTTCTTCTGAACAATACATCCTATGGTAAAAATACTCTGGCCATGGGAGGCAATATGGAAGCAACACGTCTTGCGGGTGTTGCTGTAAACAAGATAAAAATCATGATTTTTACCATTCAGGGAATGATGGCCGGATTTGCGGGAGTCGTTCTGGCATCAAGAATGACAAGCGGACAGCCAAACACATCTATAGGATTCTCTCTGGATGTAATTTCCGCCTGTGTCCTGGGTGGTGTATCACTCTCAGGTGGTGTCGCTCCTATTCAGGGTGCCATAGTAGGTGTACTGATTATGGGTACGGTTCAGAACTCAATGAACCTGATGAGTATACCCACCTTCTATCAGTATGTAGTCAGGGGTCTAATCCTCCTTATTGCCGTACTCATAGACAGATTCAAACAGTCCAATTCAAAAAACTGA
- a CDS encoding bifunctional diguanylate cyclase/phosphodiesterase, which translates to MKTRKKIKESYLNYFSPVIGAAGVFSILTLIIDYENYRSSYGFIVIINALILLFIIIAYIMRPHISRKIRELILIITGLLISLDFYMTYLVIENKKIDPGTYLSNLIIMIISIFLIISIVSIIRIGRMNTRLERTNRITGLGNISWISEHVNTSIQEGVDSGILLLIDIKNFRIINSIFGREYGNTLIQIVSDFLSTVIDENHSLAHIGGIEFCLWIKNEDKNKIETKLKNMKLYFKKGIYKDGKNVNLFIHSAGVIYPDHGLDFNQLFSRANMAMEKTQIKEYNTHVFYNPEIEKELTSENILSYEIQQSMEKGEFYICYQEKYDMEGTKVLGLEALARCHSSILGSLSPDIFIPIIHKMNLTIPFTDMIIEYVLADMNKIDRQYDSNVQVSINIPPLYFQSSVFLDFIRKILDITGVNPKRLIFEITEDIFIDGYESFIKILNELQILGIKISLDDFGTGYSSFSYIQNLPINELKIDKSFIDHICDDEKSFILVKAICDIAHANNYIVVAEGVEHEDQLRLLKKTSCDLIQGFIYSKPARIKGNDNDGPQ; encoded by the coding sequence ATGAAAACCAGGAAAAAGATAAAAGAGAGCTATTTAAATTATTTCAGCCCTGTCATCGGGGCAGCTGGAGTATTCTCAATACTTACTCTGATTATTGATTATGAGAATTACAGATCCAGCTATGGATTCATTGTGATTATCAATGCTCTTATTCTGCTCTTCATAATCATTGCATATATTATGAGACCTCATATCTCGAGGAAAATCAGAGAGTTGATTTTAATCATCACCGGTCTTTTAATCTCACTGGATTTTTATATGACCTACCTGGTAATTGAAAATAAAAAAATTGATCCGGGTACATACCTTTCTAATCTTATCATCATGATAATTTCCATTTTTTTAATTATTTCCATCGTTTCAATTATAAGAATAGGTCGGATGAATACCCGATTAGAAAGAACGAATAGAATCACGGGGCTGGGAAATATCAGCTGGATATCCGAACATGTAAACACAAGCATCCAGGAAGGGGTGGACTCCGGGATACTGCTGCTTATAGATATTAAAAATTTTCGAATAATAAATTCGATATTCGGCAGAGAGTACGGCAACACCTTAATTCAGATTGTATCTGACTTTTTATCTACAGTAATAGATGAAAACCATTCACTTGCCCACATAGGAGGCATTGAATTCTGTCTGTGGATCAAAAACGAAGATAAGAACAAAATAGAAACTAAATTGAAGAATATGAAGTTGTATTTTAAAAAAGGAATTTACAAGGACGGCAAAAATGTAAATCTTTTTATTCACAGCGCAGGAGTGATCTATCCCGACCATGGACTTGATTTCAACCAGTTATTCTCACGAGCAAATATGGCTATGGAAAAAACCCAGATCAAAGAATATAACACTCATGTCTTCTATAATCCTGAAATCGAAAAAGAATTAACATCGGAAAATATCTTATCCTATGAGATTCAACAATCCATGGAAAAGGGTGAATTTTATATATGTTATCAGGAAAAGTATGATATGGAGGGAACAAAGGTTTTAGGCCTTGAGGCTCTTGCCCGATGTCATTCATCCATATTAGGTTCTTTATCTCCCGACATTTTCATCCCCATCATTCATAAAATGAACCTGACGATTCCCTTTACTGACATGATAATTGAGTATGTTCTTGCTGATATGAATAAAATTGACAGGCAATATGACAGTAATGTTCAGGTCTCAATAAATATTCCTCCCCTATATTTTCAATCTTCTGTTTTTTTAGATTTTATCAGGAAGATTCTTGACATCACCGGGGTCAATCCCAAACGTTTAATATTTGAGATTACGGAAGATATCTTTATTGACGGCTATGAATCTTTTATTAAAATATTGAATGAACTGCAGATTCTGGGTATAAAGATATCTCTAGATGATTTCGGCACCGGTTATTCTTCATTTTCATATATACAGAATCTACCCATTAATGAACTCAAAATTGATAAATCATTTATTGATCATATCTGTGATGATGAAAAAAGCTTTATTCTTGTAAAGGCAATTTGCGACATTGCCCATGCAAATAATTATATTGTGGTTGCCGAAGGAGTAGAGCATGAAGATCAGCTGCGGCTTTTAAAAAAGACTTCATGTGATCTTATACAGGGATTTATTTATTCTAAACCAGCGAGAATCAAAGGGAATGATAATGATGGACCTCAATAG